A window of bacterium BMS3Abin02 contains these coding sequences:
- a CDS encoding pemK-like protein, producing MVDTPAGDKPFVVVSNQQRNRSLDTVLCARITTSPKRPSLPSVVPIEDRSGAVVGRVLCDDVLQLDKGQLLRRTAAFAPREMSRICDGLNAALACT from the coding sequence ATGGTAGATACGCCGGCAGGCGACAAACCGTTCGTCGTCGTGTCGAACCAGCAACGGAACCGATCGCTCGATACGGTCCTCTGCGCCAGGATCACGACTTCTCCGAAGCGACCGTCGCTGCCATCTGTGGTCCCGATCGAAGACCGTTCGGGTGCAGTCGTTGGCAGAGTCCTATGCGATGACGTACTGCAACTGGACAAGGGCCAGCTGCTGCGGCGCACGGCCGCCTTCGCTCCGCGAGAGATGAGCCGGATCTGCGACGGGCTGAACGCGGCGTTGGCCTGCACCTGA